One stretch of Muribaculum intestinale DNA includes these proteins:
- the ilvB gene encoding biosynthetic-type acetolactate synthase large subunit, producing MMEKISGGDALIRSLICEGVDIVFGYPGGSIMPVYDRLYDYQDKLRHILVRHEQGATHAAQGYARVSGRTGVVIVTSGPAATNVVTGLSDALMDSTPMVVITGQVATPFLGFDAFQETDVVGITQPITKWSYQIRRAEDVAWAVARAFYIASTGRPGPVVLDITKDAQVGLTDFQFKKCDYIRSYTPYPAIDMDDVEQVAEMINSAQRPMILSGHGVMISGAEAELAALAEKAEIPVAATLLGLSTIPSAHPLYKGMLGMHGNIGPNINTNRADLIIAIGMRFDDRITGNVKAYAPQARIVHIDIDASEFDKNIATHATIHGDAKAALQALLPLVKENTHRQWLAEFDEPARVEYEKVVMREVHPAEGRMTMGEVVNNVSKATGHKAIVVTDVGQNQMFSARYSRFTEPRSIVTSGGLGTMGFGLPAAIGAKMGAPERTVVFYTGDGGLQMTIQELGTIMEYGTDVKIVLLNNNFLGNVRQWQSLFFNDRFSQTPLLNPDFVMIAKAYGIAAESVATREELPGAIERMLAHDGAYLLDVNIDETDMIFPMTPAGAHVDHVMINATETYPTDK from the coding sequence ATTATGGAAAAGATATCAGGCGGCGATGCGCTGATTCGCTCTCTTATCTGCGAGGGGGTAGATATTGTGTTCGGTTATCCGGGTGGTTCGATTATGCCGGTCTACGACCGTCTCTACGACTACCAGGACAAGCTCAGACACATACTTGTGCGCCACGAGCAGGGGGCCACACACGCCGCACAGGGATATGCCCGCGTGAGCGGACGTACAGGTGTGGTTATCGTCACTTCCGGCCCGGCGGCCACCAACGTCGTCACCGGACTCAGCGACGCGCTTATGGACAGCACTCCTATGGTTGTGATAACCGGACAGGTGGCTACCCCTTTCCTCGGATTTGACGCATTTCAGGAGACCGATGTAGTAGGCATCACACAGCCGATTACAAAATGGAGCTACCAGATACGGCGTGCCGAAGATGTGGCATGGGCTGTGGCTCGCGCATTCTATATCGCCTCTACCGGGCGCCCGGGGCCGGTAGTGCTCGACATCACTAAGGACGCGCAGGTAGGGCTTACCGATTTTCAGTTCAAAAAATGCGACTACATACGTTCATATACGCCATATCCGGCAATTGACATGGACGATGTTGAGCAGGTGGCAGAGATGATTAATTCTGCCCAACGTCCGATGATACTTTCAGGGCATGGCGTGATGATATCCGGAGCAGAGGCCGAGCTTGCCGCTCTTGCCGAAAAGGCCGAGATACCCGTGGCCGCGACTCTGCTGGGACTATCTACAATCCCTTCGGCACATCCGTTGTACAAGGGAATGCTCGGTATGCACGGCAATATCGGACCCAATATCAACACCAACCGGGCCGACCTGATAATCGCCATAGGCATGCGTTTCGACGACCGCATCACCGGCAATGTAAAAGCCTATGCTCCACAGGCCAGAATCGTGCATATCGATATCGATGCATCCGAGTTCGACAAGAACATAGCCACCCACGCCACTATCCACGGCGATGCCAAGGCTGCCCTGCAGGCTCTGTTGCCGTTGGTGAAAGAGAATACCCACAGGCAGTGGCTTGCCGAGTTTGATGAGCCGGCCCGCGTAGAGTATGAGAAGGTGGTTATGCGCGAGGTGCACCCCGCAGAGGGGCGTATGACGATGGGCGAGGTGGTCAACAATGTAAGCAAGGCTACAGGGCATAAGGCTATCGTGGTGACCGATGTGGGCCAGAACCAGATGTTCTCCGCACGTTACTCGCGCTTCACCGAGCCCCGTTCGATTGTCACATCCGGAGGTCTGGGCACTATGGGATTCGGACTCCCGGCAGCCATCGGAGCCAAGATGGGAGCGCCTGAGCGCACTGTCGTGTTCTATACCGGCGACGGCGGTCTGCAGATGACTATACAGGAACTGGGCACGATAATGGAGTATGGCACCGATGTGAAGATTGTGCTTCTCAACAACAACTTCCTCGGCAATGTGCGCCAGTGGCAGTCGTTGTTTTTCAACGATCGCTTCTCGCAGACACCTCTGCTCAATCCCGACTTCGTGATGATTGCCAAAGCCTACGGTATAGCGGCCGAGAGTGTGGCTACACGCGAAGAGCTTCCGGGAGCCATTGAGCGTATGCTTGCCCATGACGGAGCATATCTGCTTGATGTGAATATCGACGAGACCGACATGATTTTCCCCATGACTCCGGCCGGCGCACACGTCGACCACGTGATGATTAACGCCACCGAAACATATCCTACCGACAAATAA
- the ilvD gene encoding dihydroxy-acid dehydratase: MTHPLRSDATTKGRRMAGARALWRANGMTEEQMGRPVIAVVNSFTQFVPGHTHLHDAGQIVKEEIERLGCFAAEFNTIAIDDGIAMGHDGMLYSLPSRDLIADSVEYMVNAHKADAMVCISNCDKVTPGMLMAAMRLNIPAIFVSGGPMEAGNLDGRPLDLIDIMIDSADSSVSDDTVRLLEQKGCPTCGSCSGMFTANSMNSLNEAIGLALPGNGTVLATHANRRELFRRAARQIVKNAEAYYCHGDDSVLPRNIATREAMLNAMSLDIAMGGSTNTVLHLLAIANEAGADFTIDDIDRLSRVTPVLCKVAPNSHYHIQDVNRAGGILSIMKQLALNGLLHTGVKRVDGLTLEEAIERYSPEGTAYTPEADGLWHSAPGGGRNLLMGSQNAVYPSLDTDRAAGCIRDFDHAYVKDGGLAVLHGNIAIDGCVVKTAGVDESIFRFSGPAKVFRSQEEAVDGILRDKVVSGDVVVITYEGPKGGPGMQEMLYPTSYIKSKHLGKECALITDGRFSGGTSGLSIGHISPEAAAGGNIGLVRDGDIIDIDIPARTISVRLSDEELASRRAAEEARGKEAFTPAGRDRYVSKALRAYAAMVTSADKGGVRGDI; encoded by the coding sequence ATGACACATCCACTTCGCAGCGACGCCACGACAAAAGGCCGAAGAATGGCCGGTGCCCGGGCTCTCTGGAGAGCGAACGGCATGACGGAGGAACAGATGGGCCGTCCGGTGATAGCCGTTGTAAACTCGTTTACCCAGTTTGTTCCGGGTCATACCCACCTGCATGATGCCGGACAGATTGTAAAGGAAGAGATAGAACGCCTCGGCTGCTTTGCCGCCGAATTCAATACCATAGCCATCGACGACGGAATAGCTATGGGCCACGACGGCATGCTGTATTCGCTCCCGTCGCGCGACCTTATCGCCGACTCTGTGGAGTATATGGTCAATGCCCACAAGGCCGACGCCATGGTATGCATATCCAACTGCGACAAGGTGACACCGGGTATGCTTATGGCGGCAATGCGTCTGAATATCCCGGCGATATTTGTCAGCGGAGGCCCGATGGAGGCCGGCAATCTTGACGGCCGCCCGCTTGACCTTATCGACATAATGATTGACTCGGCCGATTCATCGGTAAGCGATGATACGGTGCGTCTGCTTGAGCAGAAAGGTTGTCCTACCTGCGGCTCATGCTCCGGCATGTTTACAGCCAATTCGATGAATTCACTCAACGAAGCCATCGGCCTTGCTCTTCCCGGCAACGGCACAGTTCTCGCCACACATGCCAACCGCCGCGAGCTCTTCAGGCGTGCTGCCCGTCAGATTGTGAAGAATGCCGAAGCCTACTATTGCCATGGCGATGACTCGGTACTCCCGCGCAACATCGCCACACGCGAGGCGATGCTCAACGCCATGTCGCTTGATATCGCCATGGGCGGCTCTACCAACACTGTGCTCCATCTGCTGGCCATTGCCAACGAGGCTGGAGCCGACTTCACTATCGACGATATCGACCGCTTGTCGCGTGTCACCCCTGTGCTCTGCAAGGTGGCCCCGAATTCGCATTACCATATCCAGGATGTAAACCGTGCCGGAGGAATCCTGTCGATAATGAAGCAGCTTGCTCTCAATGGGCTGCTGCATACCGGCGTGAAGCGTGTCGACGGTCTTACTCTCGAAGAGGCTATCGAGCGCTATTCGCCGGAAGGTACGGCATATACTCCCGAAGCCGATGGCCTGTGGCACAGCGCTCCGGGCGGAGGACGCAATCTTTTGATGGGCTCGCAGAACGCTGTATATCCGTCGCTCGACACCGATCGCGCAGCGGGATGCATACGCGATTTCGACCATGCATATGTAAAAGATGGCGGCCTGGCTGTGCTCCACGGAAACATTGCCATTGACGGATGTGTTGTTAAAACAGCCGGTGTCGACGAGAGCATCTTCCGCTTCAGCGGTCCGGCCAAGGTGTTCCGTTCACAGGAAGAGGCTGTCGACGGCATCCTTCGCGACAAGGTGGTGAGCGGTGATGTCGTTGTCATCACCTATGAGGGCCCTAAAGGAGGCCCCGGCATGCAGGAGATGCTCTATCCTACAAGCTATATCAAGTCGAAGCACCTCGGCAAGGAATGCGCACTGATTACCGACGGGCGCTTCTCAGGCGGTACATCCGGACTGTCAATCGGACATATCTCTCCCGAGGCTGCTGCAGGCGGCAACATCGGCCTTGTGCGCGATGGCGATATAATCGACATTGACATTCCTGCACGTACCATCTCGGTGCGGCTGTCGGATGAGGAGCTTGCCTCCCGACGTGCTGCCGAGGAGGCGCGCGGCAAAGAGGCGTTCACCCCCGCCGGACGCGACCGCTATGTCAGCAAGGCCCTAAGAGCCTACGCGGCGATGGTCACTTCGGCCGACAAGGGTGGTGTGCGGGGCGACATATGA
- a CDS encoding endonuclease/exonuclease/phosphatase family protein, with the protein MKTINILFGAIAGMALCSMPAIAKSVETDGTPMKVMSYNLRYTNKIDTAENAWAARRQPSIDMIRDERPDIIGFQEPRADQRADLIEDLGDTYGFFSAVENGADPKQCGHVAIMYLKDRFTLLDKGHFWLSPTPDVPSQPEWNATDRQYRVTVWVHLYDKVAGKDLYFYDTHLPYKWADNEARTECVRLNVARMKENAGDSAAVFITGDMNTSWHPSDKRREGLAPYFEWMSGARESAPVNLNPDTYSFNGFGGGVPKDSWNLDHIFYRNVTPLEFNVVSSEKYGVKYISDHYPITLTLTY; encoded by the coding sequence ATGAAGACAATCAATATTCTTTTCGGTGCTATTGCCGGCATGGCTTTGTGTTCCATGCCGGCAATAGCTAAGAGCGTGGAGACCGATGGCACGCCGATGAAAGTAATGTCATACAATCTCCGCTACACCAATAAAATCGATACTGCTGAAAATGCATGGGCTGCCCGCAGGCAGCCCAGCATCGACATGATTCGCGATGAGCGCCCCGATATAATCGGATTTCAGGAACCACGCGCCGACCAGCGTGCTGATCTTATAGAGGACCTGGGCGATACCTATGGTTTCTTCAGTGCCGTTGAAAATGGTGCCGACCCCAAGCAGTGCGGGCATGTGGCTATTATGTATCTGAAGGACCGCTTCACTCTGCTCGACAAGGGGCACTTCTGGTTGAGTCCTACTCCCGACGTGCCTTCGCAACCGGAATGGAACGCCACCGACCGCCAGTATCGTGTCACCGTATGGGTGCATCTGTATGATAAAGTGGCCGGCAAGGACCTTTATTTCTACGACACGCATCTGCCCTATAAGTGGGCCGACAATGAAGCCCGTACGGAATGTGTCAGGCTCAATGTGGCCCGGATGAAAGAGAACGCCGGAGACAGTGCGGCGGTATTCATCACCGGCGATATGAACACCTCGTGGCACCCTTCCGACAAACGCCGCGAAGGGCTTGCTCCATACTTTGAGTGGATGAGCGGGGCGCGCGAGTCGGCTCCGGTCAATCTCAACCCCGACACCTACAGTTTCAACGGATTCGGCGGCGGTGTGCCAAAGGATTCATGGAATCTTGACCATATATTTTACCGCAATGTGACTCCATTGGAATTCAATGTCGTGAGCAGTGAAAAGTATGGCGTGAAGTATATTTCCGACCATTATCCGATAACTCTCACTCTTACGTATTGA
- a CDS encoding endonuclease/exonuclease/phosphatase family protein gives MKPIYLLPLSMLFIGLSACGSDDDDNMASSADVAGTPMKVMSYNIRYSNTIDLGETSWDSRRQPSIDMIRDENPDIIGLQEPRADQREELAGALGDVYTMYSAVDNGVADNRTGHTAIMYRTDRFTVLDKGHFWLSPTPDVESRPEWGATDTQYRTTIWLHLYDNVAGKEFYFYNTHLPYQSADKAARTECVKLNVARMKEKAGRSIPVFITGDMNTSADSRDDRSGCLEPYFEWMWAARDEAVNLNPEAFSFNGFGEGSPTYRWNLDHIFYRKVTPLEFKVVDSDSYGVKYISDHYPITLTLRY, from the coding sequence ATGAAACCAATATATCTTTTGCCTCTCTCCATGCTGTTCATCGGCCTGTCGGCCTGCGGCTCCGATGACGATGACAACATGGCGTCATCGGCTGACGTGGCCGGTACACCTATGAAGGTCATGTCCTACAACATCCGTTATTCCAACACCATCGATCTTGGCGAAACCTCGTGGGACTCACGCCGCCAGCCCAGCATCGACATGATTCGCGATGAGAATCCGGATATCATAGGCCTTCAGGAGCCTCGCGCCGACCAGCGCGAGGAACTGGCCGGAGCCCTTGGCGATGTCTATACAATGTACAGCGCTGTCGACAACGGTGTTGCCGACAACCGAACCGGTCATACGGCAATCATGTATCGTACCGACCGTTTTACTGTGCTCGACAAAGGCCATTTCTGGCTGAGCCCCACACCCGATGTGGAGTCGAGGCCTGAATGGGGTGCTACCGACACCCAGTACCGCACTACCATATGGCTTCATCTATATGACAATGTGGCCGGAAAGGAATTTTACTTCTACAATACCCACCTCCCTTATCAGAGTGCCGACAAGGCGGCTCGTACAGAGTGTGTCAAGCTCAATGTGGCGCGTATGAAGGAGAAGGCCGGACGCAGTATTCCCGTATTCATTACCGGCGACATGAATACCTCGGCCGATTCCAGAGACGATCGCTCGGGATGTCTTGAGCCATACTTCGAATGGATGTGGGCCGCGCGCGATGAGGCTGTCAATCTCAATCCGGAGGCTTTCAGTTTCAATGGTTTCGGTGAAGGTTCGCCTACCTATCGATGGAATCTCGACCATATATTCTACCGCAAGGTGACTCCGCTTGAGTTCAAGGTTGTCGATAGTGACAGCTATGGAGTGAAGTACATCTCCGACCATTATCCCATAACCCTGACGTTGAGATATTGA
- a CDS encoding endonuclease/exonuclease/phosphatase family protein, with the protein MKIRNIILMAGMMLLAACSDDDDKQAVEQVTGPTEVCVISCNVLADNSNQTGDLSWKKRRDALVSMVETEKPDVLCLQGQYWNQVIYLEQQLAGYASVDYNVNGNDANTGRHNTVMYRADKYTLLQQGRYWLSQKPNTMTYPWASKDEERRCTTWALLKDNSTNARFYVACTQMNDGDEPEDMAARLNSAELNVEMIQQMVIDTGGATTVILAGDMNASNDADDARRDCLAPYYGWMTDARTVGGDTKPSYNGLGTPAAGARLTPDHIFLYKAVPQSFTTLDGNYGVAYISDHNPISCKVKF; encoded by the coding sequence ATGAAAATCAGAAATATTATATTGATGGCCGGGATGATGCTGCTCGCCGCCTGCTCCGACGATGACGACAAGCAGGCAGTGGAACAGGTGACCGGGCCGACGGAAGTATGTGTCATATCATGCAATGTCCTTGCCGACAATTCCAACCAGACCGGCGACTTGTCCTGGAAAAAACGCCGCGATGCATTGGTCAGTATGGTTGAGACCGAAAAACCCGATGTGCTGTGCCTGCAGGGTCAGTATTGGAACCAGGTGATATATCTTGAGCAGCAGCTTGCCGGATATGCATCGGTCGACTATAATGTCAACGGCAACGACGCCAACACCGGCCGCCACAATACGGTGATGTATCGTGCCGACAAATATACTCTGTTGCAGCAGGGGCGCTACTGGCTCAGCCAGAAGCCGAATACAATGACGTATCCCTGGGCATCGAAGGATGAGGAACGCCGCTGTACCACATGGGCGTTGCTGAAAGACAACTCCACAAATGCCAGGTTCTATGTGGCATGCACGCAGATGAACGACGGCGACGAGCCTGAGGATATGGCCGCACGCCTAAATAGTGCGGAACTCAATGTGGAGATGATACAGCAGATGGTCATCGACACCGGCGGCGCAACGACTGTCATTCTGGCCGGCGACATGAACGCGTCGAATGATGCCGACGATGCGCGCCGCGACTGCCTTGCTCCATACTATGGATGGATGACCGATGCCCGTACCGTGGGTGGAGATACAAAGCCGAGCTACAACGGGCTCGGCACTCCGGCCGCCGGTGCACGTCTCACGCCCGACCATATATTCCTATACAAGGCTGTTCCGCAGTCGTTCACCACTCTCGACGGAAACTATGGTGTGGCCTACATCTCCGACCACAATCCTATCTCCTGCAAAGTTAAATTCTAA
- a CDS encoding DUF5689 domain-containing protein, giving the protein MKYNIPVIGKLLVCAAVMFSFTACNDDAIDDTALIEFGISANTFTVSANAGHVDLQLLSNRNCRLDFIEDTPWAEISIRDVNGDAKFYIDYDDNPSFPRIAKVIVSAQGTALADTIVLRQRGMMTPEVKIASGSLVLDGSRPGYGQEGMETNLDFDTDVIPEVVYTGGEGSGWIESVTRDADGNLSLKYAANQSDNPRSATLNLTFDNGWGEMQATTLFLTQKNRNDELGRNVSFEDIIGMARMSADVTIDDYYIITGYVVSNRESRNAGDNIQSTPTSIDYTICDRTVYLESEDGRYGFNVLTATADDNVFDRYDRVQLLLKGAVLHGENDPDRYELSGITTSMIVGRTAGTAADIPVKEKYISELTDDDMYTYVTLKDCEFPVRQGSLTPIHDGYTLADNAHRMTKYPRLMRDIQGSSIYLYTNTTCPYRRDGRRLPYGSGKISGVVVFEYFKAYVYGDGYDTDTHGRIGTYQLRHQSYDDIQFDAEQSFSNLLTEYRYIKDKAKETDGLTYWYPTYGKNGRFTHTSTRYAGCYGCTTWNYLGWTGTTKGIAPFRNHVGDDGSGLGIILEDGTDYNANKKIFNTDGKGQGTNTNGNAWCNMYWWEEAANEGEEDTPNSWLVEFSTAGISTDRLSMQISVQGGRALELVGPIFWKAEWSTERNLADASKWQKIGEYQVPDFPIWNNYHEWQLPAFKQIDFPLPLEMLGHEHVYVRLTPVSKAASTSYGWNAGEITNPYSGAGSAMDYFAIRYNK; this is encoded by the coding sequence ATGAAATATAATATTCCAGTCATCGGAAAGCTGTTGGTCTGCGCCGCCGTGATGTTTTCATTTACGGCGTGCAACGACGACGCTATCGACGATACCGCTTTGATTGAATTCGGCATCTCGGCCAATACTTTTACCGTAAGTGCCAATGCCGGGCATGTCGACCTCCAGTTGCTTTCCAACCGCAACTGCCGACTCGATTTTATCGAGGATACACCCTGGGCTGAAATCAGTATCAGGGATGTAAACGGCGATGCCAAGTTTTATATCGACTACGACGACAATCCTTCGTTCCCGCGTATTGCCAAGGTTATCGTCTCGGCGCAGGGAACGGCTCTTGCCGATACTATCGTGCTGCGTCAGCGCGGAATGATGACCCCCGAGGTGAAAATTGCTTCAGGGTCTCTGGTGCTCGACGGAAGCCGCCCGGGCTACGGACAGGAGGGGATGGAGACAAATCTCGACTTCGACACCGATGTAATCCCCGAAGTGGTATATACCGGTGGGGAGGGCTCCGGATGGATTGAGAGTGTGACCCGCGACGCCGACGGCAACCTGTCGTTGAAGTATGCAGCCAACCAGTCGGACAATCCTCGCAGTGCCACGCTTAATCTCACATTTGACAACGGCTGGGGCGAGATGCAGGCCACAACCTTGTTCCTTACTCAGAAGAACCGCAACGACGAACTTGGCCGCAACGTGTCGTTCGAGGATATCATCGGGATGGCAAGGATGAGCGCCGACGTCACTATCGACGACTATTATATAATCACCGGCTATGTAGTGAGTAACCGTGAGTCGCGCAATGCCGGCGATAATATCCAGTCTACACCCACAAGCATCGACTATACGATATGCGACCGTACCGTATATCTCGAAAGCGAGGACGGACGATATGGATTCAATGTCCTTACAGCTACTGCCGATGACAATGTGTTCGACCGTTACGACCGCGTACAGCTCTTGCTGAAGGGTGCCGTACTGCATGGCGAGAACGATCCTGACCGTTACGAGCTGTCGGGTATCACTACTTCCATGATTGTCGGACGCACCGCCGGCACTGCCGCCGATATTCCCGTGAAGGAGAAATACATATCCGAGCTTACCGACGACGATATGTACACCTACGTCACGCTGAAGGATTGCGAGTTCCCTGTACGCCAGGGCTCTCTCACTCCGATTCACGACGGATACACCCTTGCCGACAATGCCCACCGTATGACAAAGTATCCGCGTCTGATGCGCGACATACAGGGCTCAAGCATATATCTGTATACCAACACTACATGTCCCTATCGCCGTGACGGCCGTCGCCTCCCTTACGGGTCTGGTAAAATATCGGGCGTGGTTGTTTTCGAATATTTCAAGGCATATGTTTATGGCGACGGATATGATACCGACACGCACGGACGCATAGGCACATACCAGCTGCGCCATCAGTCGTACGACGACATTCAGTTTGATGCGGAACAGAGTTTCTCCAATCTCCTCACCGAGTACCGCTACATCAAGGATAAGGCCAAGGAAACCGACGGACTTACCTACTGGTACCCGACCTATGGCAAAAACGGCCGTTTTACCCATACCTCCACACGTTATGCCGGATGCTATGGATGTACAACATGGAACTATCTCGGATGGACTGGCACTACCAAGGGTATTGCGCCTTTCCGCAACCATGTGGGCGACGACGGCTCCGGTCTCGGTATCATACTTGAGGACGGCACCGACTACAATGCCAACAAGAAAATTTTCAATACCGACGGAAAGGGACAGGGCACCAATACCAACGGCAATGCATGGTGCAACATGTACTGGTGGGAAGAGGCGGCAAATGAAGGCGAGGAGGATACCCCGAATTCATGGCTTGTCGAATTCTCAACGGCAGGAATCTCTACCGACCGTCTGTCGATGCAGATATCAGTGCAGGGCGGACGTGCTCTCGAGCTGGTGGGCCCGATATTTTGGAAAGCCGAATGGTCGACGGAGCGGAATCTTGCCGATGCATCAAAGTGGCAGAAGATAGGCGAGTACCAGGTGCCCGACTTCCCGATATGGAACAATTATCACGAATGGCAGCTCCCTGCCTTCAAGCAGATTGATTTCCCCCTGCCTCTTGAGATGCTCGGACACGAACATGTATATGTCCGACTCACTCCTGTGAGCAAGGCTGCGTCAACATCCTATGGCTGGAATGCCGGCGAGATTACCAATCCTTACTCGGGAGCAGGAAGCGCCATGGACTATTTCGCCATCCGTTACAACAAGTAG